In Arsenicicoccus sp. oral taxon 190, the following are encoded in one genomic region:
- a CDS encoding alpha-amylase family glycosyl hydrolase has translation MTRSFQPAPETPFEHPTWSVNATIYQINTRHFTPEGTIRAAMAHLPRLAELGVGILWLMPVHEIGEVNRKGRLGSPYAVRDYYSVSSELGTVEDLKAFVAAAHDLGLKVILDWVANHTAWDNVLVEQHPEWYARDWKGDFRPTPWWDWDDIIDLDYSHAALREWMTEAMAWWVREVDVDGYRCDVAGMVPTDFWETVRAVLDEIKPIFLLAEWEARDLHHRAFDMTYAWSWNDALHHIAHGKADLEALRVYYAWDAKAYQRDSIRMLFVSNHDKNAWEGTEYEQFGDALQAAIVLSVASKGMPLIHNGQEAGMDKRLSFFDKDEIVWQDHPMGSFYRRLVALRRDTTALWSGKHGAPMLPVPTTADDRVLAFVRQDDASRVFVAVNLSAEPVEVAFREALAPGTYRHALADGAGTGTDAEVTIVEGEPVTLPAWGYLLLLR, from the coding sequence GTGACCCGCAGCTTCCAGCCCGCCCCCGAGACCCCCTTCGAGCACCCGACCTGGTCGGTGAACGCGACGATCTACCAGATCAACACGCGCCACTTCACGCCCGAGGGGACGATCCGCGCCGCCATGGCGCACCTGCCGCGGCTCGCCGAGCTGGGCGTCGGGATCCTGTGGCTCATGCCGGTCCACGAGATCGGCGAGGTCAACCGCAAGGGGCGGCTCGGGTCCCCCTACGCGGTGCGCGACTACTACTCGGTGAGCTCGGAGCTGGGGACCGTCGAGGACCTCAAGGCCTTCGTGGCCGCCGCCCACGACCTCGGCCTCAAGGTCATCCTCGACTGGGTCGCCAACCACACGGCCTGGGACAACGTGCTCGTCGAGCAGCACCCCGAGTGGTACGCCCGCGACTGGAAGGGCGACTTCCGCCCCACCCCGTGGTGGGACTGGGACGACATCATCGACCTGGACTACTCCCACGCCGCGCTGCGCGAGTGGATGACCGAGGCGATGGCCTGGTGGGTGCGAGAGGTCGACGTCGACGGCTACCGCTGCGACGTGGCGGGGATGGTGCCGACCGACTTCTGGGAGACCGTCCGCGCGGTGCTCGACGAGATCAAGCCGATCTTCCTGCTCGCCGAGTGGGAGGCGCGGGACCTGCACCACCGCGCCTTCGACATGACCTACGCCTGGAGCTGGAACGACGCCCTGCACCACATCGCCCACGGCAAGGCCGACCTGGAGGCGCTGCGCGTCTACTACGCGTGGGACGCCAAGGCCTACCAGCGCGACTCGATCCGGATGCTCTTCGTCTCCAACCACGACAAGAACGCCTGGGAGGGCACGGAGTACGAGCAGTTCGGCGACGCCCTGCAGGCCGCGATCGTGCTGTCCGTCGCCAGCAAGGGCATGCCGCTGATCCACAACGGCCAGGAGGCCGGCATGGACAAGCGGCTGTCCTTCTTCGACAAGGACGAGATCGTCTGGCAGGACCACCCGATGGGGTCGTTCTACCGCCGCCTGGTGGCGCTGCGCCGCGACACGACCGCGCTGTGGAGCGGCAAGCACGGCGCACCGATGCTGCCGGTGCCGACCACCGCGGACGACCGGGTCCTCGCCTTCGTGCGGCAGGACGACGCGTCACGGGTTTTCGTGGCCGTCAACCTGTCCGCCGAGCCGGTCGAGGTGGCCTTCCGCGAGGCGCTCGCGCCGGGGACCTACCGGCACGCCCTCGCCGACGGCGCCGGAACTGGCACTGACGCCGAGGTGACCATCGTCGAGGGCGAGCCGGTCACGCTCCCCGCCTGGGGATACCTGCTGCTGCTCCGCTGA
- a CDS encoding S8 family serine peptidase, protein MPLRPHARVLRRAGARPVAALAAAALAGIGLAAPAPAAPVAPAAQSSAPATGPAVTADPAPVPAPAPAPNPTPLPPLPAPAPAAGRQAWTTPGSSVRTAARVVAAPALATGARQVRVVTTQVVAGSPVVSTSTVAATQAVAAVDKAQDAPGAVAVAVDTRVATSTYNDPLRPEKWDLTALGGETFHARVATSRVTVAVVDTGVDGTHPDLRGVLVPGAEFLSKKPGSTASTGSGAVDANGHGTHVAGIIAAVADNRIGTAGLAPGTHVMPVRTMGADGSGWCSDVARGIYYATQHGAAVINLSLTGGSDATLAKAVEYATSHGVVVVAAAGNDRLAGNPISYPAAYPGVIGVGAATRTRAAAPFSNTGSYVDLVAPGVDIVSTYPTRKIASGYAAMDGTSMATPMVSATVAGLKAARPSLTPAQVQAVLASTATDLGVRGTDQTFGAGLVNPVRALCTVSLCPATLGWSAPTWTPAFGTLARPTLVVRTAIGAPVPGAPVQACYRLATSGSTSCVTRRADAAGRVDLSFAARTLTTVTARFLGTATATPATSVATVRTTYAVRAAAAPRAVTTAVSPRQTTVNLDRWDTRRRSWAYARTLRTTPGGAATFTGVAPGSYRVYVPGSSVLAAAATGAVVVR, encoded by the coding sequence ATGCCCCTGCGCCCCCACGCCCGCGTGCTCCGCCGCGCCGGTGCGCGCCCCGTCGCCGCGCTCGCAGCCGCAGCCCTGGCCGGCATCGGTCTGGCTGCGCCCGCCCCGGCAGCTCCCGTCGCCCCCGCGGCCCAGTCGTCGGCCCCTGCAACGGGCCCGGCCGTCACCGCCGATCCGGCGCCCGTCCCTGCACCCGCCCCGGCGCCCAACCCCACGCCGCTCCCGCCGCTGCCGGCGCCGGCCCCCGCGGCCGGCCGCCAGGCGTGGACGACGCCTGGCTCCTCGGTGCGCACCGCCGCGCGCGTCGTGGCCGCGCCGGCGCTCGCCACGGGCGCCCGGCAGGTCCGGGTCGTGACCACGCAGGTGGTCGCTGGGAGCCCCGTCGTGTCGACGAGCACCGTGGCGGCCACCCAGGCGGTGGCGGCGGTCGACAAGGCGCAGGACGCCCCCGGCGCGGTCGCCGTGGCCGTCGACACCCGAGTCGCGACCAGCACCTACAACGACCCGCTGCGCCCCGAGAAGTGGGACCTCACGGCCCTCGGCGGCGAGACCTTCCACGCGCGCGTCGCCACCTCTCGGGTGACCGTGGCCGTGGTGGACACGGGCGTCGACGGGACCCACCCCGACCTGCGGGGGGTGCTCGTGCCAGGCGCCGAGTTCCTCTCCAAGAAGCCAGGATCCACGGCCTCGACCGGGTCGGGCGCGGTCGACGCCAACGGTCACGGCACCCACGTCGCCGGCATCATCGCGGCGGTCGCCGACAACCGCATCGGGACGGCGGGGCTGGCCCCGGGGACCCACGTCATGCCGGTGCGCACCATGGGCGCCGACGGGTCCGGCTGGTGCTCCGACGTGGCGCGCGGCATCTACTACGCGACGCAGCACGGCGCCGCGGTCATCAACCTGTCCCTCACCGGGGGGTCGGACGCCACCCTGGCCAAGGCCGTGGAGTACGCCACCTCCCACGGCGTCGTCGTGGTCGCCGCCGCCGGCAACGATCGTCTCGCGGGCAATCCCATCAGCTACCCCGCGGCCTACCCCGGCGTCATCGGGGTCGGTGCGGCCACCCGGACCAGGGCCGCGGCGCCCTTCTCCAACACCGGCTCCTACGTGGATCTCGTGGCGCCCGGTGTGGACATCGTCTCGACCTATCCCACGCGCAAGATCGCGTCCGGCTACGCCGCCATGGACGGCACGTCCATGGCCACGCCGATGGTGAGCGCCACCGTCGCCGGCCTCAAGGCCGCCCGCCCGTCGCTGACGCCCGCGCAGGTCCAGGCCGTCCTCGCGAGCACCGCCACCGACCTGGGTGTCCGGGGCACCGACCAGACCTTCGGGGCCGGGCTGGTCAACCCGGTCCGGGCGCTGTGCACGGTCTCGCTGTGCCCGGCGACGCTGGGCTGGTCCGCGCCGACCTGGACGCCCGCCTTCGGCACGCTCGCCCGCCCGACGCTGGTGGTCCGCACCGCCATCGGCGCGCCCGTGCCCGGCGCGCCTGTCCAGGCCTGCTACCGCCTCGCCACCAGCGGCTCGACCAGCTGCGTGACCCGCCGCGCCGACGCCGCCGGCCGGGTCGACCTGTCCTTCGCGGCCCGCACGCTGACCACCGTCACGGCCCGCTTCCTCGGCACCGCGACGGCGACCCCGGCGACCAGCGTCGCCACGGTGCGCACCACCTACGCCGTGCGAGCGGCGGCCGCCCCCCGCGCGGTCACCACCGCGGTCTCGCCGCGGCAGACCACCGTCAACCTGGACCGGTGGGACACGCGCCGTCGGTCCTGGGCCTACGCCCGCACGCTGCGCACCACCCCCGGTGGGGCCGCCACCTTCACCGGGGTCGCGCCGGGGAGCTACCGCGTCTACGTGCCGGGCTCCTCGGTCCTGGCCGCAGCGGCCACCGGGGCGGTCGTGGTCCGCTGA